From the genome of Solibacillus sp. FSL H8-0538:
GGATTCAATTGAACAGAAAGTGACAACGATTGTTCAAAAGGTGTACGGAGGAGCAGCCGTTCAGTTTACTGATGCAGCCAAAAAACAAATTGCTCAAATTGAAAAATTTGGCTGGGATGTATTACCGATTTGTATGGCAAAAACACAGTATTCACTATCCGATCAACCGAATTTACTTGGTCGTCCAGAAGGCTTCACGGTAACTGTGCGCGAAGTGATTCCTAAGCTTGGTGCAGGCTTCCTTGTTTGTTTAACGGGTGATATTATGACAATGCCAGGCTTACCAAAGCAACCAGCTGCATTACGGATGGATGTTGCAGAAGATGGTAGCGCTGTAGGACTATTCTAATTTTGATAAGATAGTAAAAAGCTGACTTTCGGGTCGGCTTTTTTTGCGGAAAGATTGCACGACTGTCGCGGTAGAAAGAAGAGTTTCGTACCAAAATAGGGAGAGAAAATGTTCTTTCATAACTACCCAAAAAGCATCCAGAAGCAAAACTACTACTTCTAGATGCTTATTTATATACGGTAATTTTATAAATTAAATGTATTCACTAAACTCTCTAATTCCTCAGCAGTTGCAGCAAGCTTATCTGCATTGTGTGAAACTGTTTCCATTGAACTTGCGACTTCTTCTACTGTCGCAGCAGTTTCCTCGGCACTTGCAGCAGATTGCTCAGAAATAGCAGCAATATTTTCAATCGCTAAATCAATTTGATCTCCACTACTTGCAATTTGCTGAAGGTTATCAGATACACTACGAATATTGCCGACCATTTCTGAAATTGCACCGGAAATATTACGATAGGTTTCGCTAGATTGGACCGCTTGCAACGCGCCCTTCTCGACTTCCTCGTAGCCCTGTGCTAGCGACTGTGTAACACTAACGGTTTCGTTTTGGATTGAGTGTACAATCAATGAAATATCTGAAACAGAATGAGTTACTTGTTCAGCGAGCTTACGTACTTCTGCAGCTACAACAGCAAAGCCTTTTCCTTGTTCCCCGGCACGCGCCGCTTCAATTGCTGCATTTAGAGCAAGTAAATTTGTTTGATCAGCGATAGCAGTAATCACCTCAACAAGTTTTGAAATTTGCTTCGTTTGTTCGTTCAAGCCCTCTACTTTTTCTACGGCAGACTTCACAATCGAATCAATTTTGATCATTTGCTTTTGAGAATTGTCCATTAGTTCCTGACCTTGCTGCGTCATATTATAGACCTGCTCAGAATGCCCCTGTACCTTTACGCTTTTATCATGTGCTTCATCCACATTTGTCGTAAAGGCAACTATAAGCGAGCGTAAATCCATAGCAGATGAGGCTTGAACTTCTGTACCTTCAGCAATTTGTTCGATGGTTGTAGCTATTTGACTCGTTCCAGTTGAGACTTCATGCGCAGAGTTTTTTAAATTTTCACTGCTATCCGAAACAGATACGGCACCTTGTTGAATTTGAAGAATAATACGCTGCAGTTGTTCGGTCATATTATTAGTAGCATGTGTAAGGCGACCAAGCTCGTCCGCTGAGGACACTTTTAACGCCGGATGATTAAGCTCTCCGTTTGTAATGCTATCCATTCGACGCATAAGGCGAGCAATAGGGAAGGCAAACATTATTGAAATCACTCTTGCCATGAATAATGCAACAAGCGTCACGCAGCATGAAATAATGACAAGTAATATTTTTGTCTTAGCCATCTGTTTAATCATCTCTTGCCCTTGCAATTCAATCGTGGTTGCACTTTCAACAGCAGCTGCTTCAAATAGTTGCTGAATGGCTTGTGCTTCCATATCCATACTAGTTAAATTTTGAGTAGCGAGTTCTATGTTATTTGTGTCATAAACATTGATAACATTTTCTTGGATATATGTGTGCCAAGTGCTCGCGCGGTTAACAGCCTCTTCAACATCTTTAAAACCGTTATACTGCTGAAGATCTAATTGCGTATTGTAGGCACTTTCAGAATAGGCGGCGAAAATCTCCTTATGTGTCTGGTCTCCTGTAAGTACGTAACCTCGTGCAGCGGCTAAGCGTACATTAATCGATTGGGCTAATGATTGTTCTGCATTTAATACAATCAAATCTTCTTCGATCAGATGCTTTGTATCAGTCATTAGAGATGTATTGGCAAAGTAACTATAAGATGAGTAAAACCAAAAAATTCCGATTATTACAACGAAGCATAAAATTACTTTTAATCGAATGGATTTAATATTGCTGAAAAAGTTGAATTTCCCCATATGACTCAAATCCTCTCACTTTAATTGGGATACATGGTAAAATAGCATTGCTACAATAATCAATAAGCTGTATACATTTATTATATTGTATTTGGAGTTTACAAAATATAGTTAATTGAAAATTAAAATAATTTTAGTGTCGGTAGGGTGATTGAATGGAAACAATAAAAAAATGTGAGCAGTTAGTAAAGTCGATTTATGATCAAATGGATGCAAGTCATGACTTTCAACATATTGAACGAGTATATATGAATGCAGAAGCAATTTTACAAAGTGAGCCGACAGCAAATGAAAAAATCGTCAAATTGGCTGTACTGCTACATGATGTGAGCGATCCAAAATATGCGGCGGATAAAAGCGATGAACAGCGTATTATAAAAGAACTGGCGTTAACGGCTGAGGAAATCGTACATATTCAGGAAGTTATT
Proteins encoded in this window:
- a CDS encoding methyl-accepting chemotaxis protein, which gives rise to MGKFNFFSNIKSIRLKVILCFVVIIGIFWFYSSYSYFANTSLMTDTKHLIEEDLIVLNAEQSLAQSINVRLAAARGYVLTGDQTHKEIFAAYSESAYNTQLDLQQYNGFKDVEEAVNRASTWHTYIQENVINVYDTNNIELATQNLTSMDMEAQAIQQLFEAAAVESATTIELQGQEMIKQMAKTKILLVIISCCVTLVALFMARVISIMFAFPIARLMRRMDSITNGELNHPALKVSSADELGRLTHATNNMTEQLQRIILQIQQGAVSVSDSSENLKNSAHEVSTGTSQIATTIEQIAEGTEVQASSAMDLRSLIVAFTTNVDEAHDKSVKVQGHSEQVYNMTQQGQELMDNSQKQMIKIDSIVKSAVEKVEGLNEQTKQISKLVEVITAIADQTNLLALNAAIEAARAGEQGKGFAVVAAEVRKLAEQVTHSVSDISLIVHSIQNETVSVTQSLAQGYEEVEKGALQAVQSSETYRNISGAISEMVGNIRSVSDNLQQIASSGDQIDLAIENIAAISEQSAASAEETAATVEEVASSMETVSHNADKLAATAEELESLVNTFNL